The DNA segment CTGTTGGAGCTGGCTGCCGTCTGAGCCCGCGCGCTCCGAACCGACCGGGCCATTGCGGCGGCAGCCGTGTTGGGGCATCGTAGCCCGCAAAAGATCGCGCCCGGCCAGGCCACGGGAACCGGAATTGTCCGGCTCCCGCAAAGGCCGGGACATGAAGAACAACCATGCCGGTCGAGTTCAAGGATTACTACGCCATCCTCGGCGTGCCGGAAACAGCGTCCGAGGAGGAGATCAAGAAGGCCTTTCGCAAGCTGGCCCGTCAGTTTCACCCGGACGTGGCCGCGGACAAAAAGGTCGCCGAGGAAAAGTTCAAGGAGATCAACGAAGCCTACGAGGTCCTGAGCGATCCGGAGAAACGCAGGCGTTACGACGCCCTGCGGGCCTACGGAGGACGCGCCGGCGAACCCTTCACCGCGCCGCCGGGATGGGAGTCCCGCCGCTGGACCAGCCCCGACGGAACATCCCATTTCGAGTTTCATTTCGGCGGCACGGGATTCAGCGACTTTTTCGAACATTTCTTCGGCGGCGGACGATTTCACGGTTTCGAGCCGTGGACGGAGGAGGGTCTGGAAAGCGGCGAGGGGTTTTCCGGGCGGACGTTTTCACGTCGCGGTGCCGATGTCGAGGGCGACATCCTCGTAACGCTGGACGAGGTGTTTCATGGCTCGGTCCGCACGGTTACCCTTCAGCGGGTCAATCCCCGCACGGGACAGTCGGAAACCCACACCTTCAAGGTGCGGATCCCGCCGGGGGTGCAGGAGGGCCAACTCATCCGCGTGCCCGGCAAGGGCGGGGAGGGCCAGGCCGGCGGGCCGCCGGGCGACCTGTATCTGCGGGTGCGACTGGCTGCGCACCCGGATTTCCGGGTTCGGGGATCGGACCTGTACTACGACCTGGCCCTGGCTCCATGGGAGGCGGTCTTGGGGTGCACGGTGACCATTCCCCTGCCCGACGGCCCGGTGACAATCCGGGTACCGCCCGGCACGGGATCTGGTCGGCAACTCCGGGTCCGCGGTCGGGGTCTGCCCCGGGGCAGTTCGGGAGAACGGGGTGACCTGTACGCGGTGGTGACCGTGCAGGTGCCGGATCCGTCCGACCTGAGCCCCGAGGAACGCCAGTTGTGGGAAAGACTGGGGCAGGTGTCGCGGTTTCAACCGCGCAACCCTGCGTGAAACCTGCATCCCAAGCACACGCATGAGCGTCCACCAGAGCCCGGCATCCCGCGAGCCTGACCCGTTCTCCGGGACATCGCCGGTCGAGGAACGCTCCACGCGCGCGTCGCGTCTTGTGGGGCACGCGCGGTTCCGGATGCCCGCAGGGCATCCTCTGAACCCAACGGGCTGAGCATGCAGATGACCCTGACATGGTCCGAACCGATACCATGGACGGTACTCTCCGCCCTCGGGAGTGCACTGGTCCTGGGCGCGGCGGTGTGGGCCTCGGGCCATGCCGTGATCTTCAAGCGGGACGCGCGCTCGGCTGCGCTCTGGGTGATTGTGATCTGGCTGATGCCCGCGGCCGGGCCGGTTTTGTACTACCTTTTGGGGATCAATCGGGTGCGCCGTCGCGCCGCCGCGCTGCGCGAGGACCGGTTGGGTGGTGCAACCGCTGTGGCAGCCCCGCCGCCCTGCCCCGCCTCCATCGAGGCCGGTCTGACCCCGCCGTTGCAAGGACTGGCACTGTTGGTGGGTCGGATCACGGGTCTGCCCTTGACCCCCTGCAATGCGGTGGATCCCCTGGTGAACGGCGAACAAGCCTTTCCCGCGATGCTGCAGGCCATTCATGAAGCCCGTCGCTCCATCGCCATGGCCAGCTACATCTTCGACGGGACGGGCATTGGGGCGGAGTTTGTCCGGGCCCTCTCCGAGGCCGTCCGCCGCGGCGTCCAGGTGCGCGTGCTGATCGATGATGTCTACGTCCGATTTCGCCTCGGATCGGCCTACAAACCGTTGCTGCGGGCCGGCGTGCCGGTGGCCGTGTTCAACCCGCCGCTGGTGCCGGCCCGGCTGCATGCGGCGCATTTGCGCAATCACCGGAAACTGCTCATCGTGGACGGACGCATCGGATTCACGGGCGGAATGAACGTGCACCGCCCGTATTGGTGTCCGGAAGATCCCGACCGGGCGCAACGCGACCTCCACTTCCGCCTGGAAGGGCCCGTGGTACGTCACTTGTGGTCTGTGTTTCAGGAGGATTGGCAGTTCACCACTGGAGAGTTGTTAACCGGGGACGCGTGGGAACCGGAGGCCCGGCCGGTCGGCACGGTTCCGGCCCGGGGGATCGAGGCCGGGCCGGATGAGCATCTCGACCGGCTGCGGTGGGTTTTCCTGGGCGCGCTGCATGCGGCGACACGTTCCATCCGGCTCTGGACCCCGTATTTTGTACCCGAACCCGCCCTGGTGGCCGCCCTCAACGCCGCCGCCCTGCGCGACGTCCAGGTGGACATCCTGCTGCCCGCCCGACTGGACCATCCCACAGTCCAATGGGCCTGCATGGCCCAGATCTGGCAGGTATTGGAACACGGTTGCCGAGTGTGGCTGCGCCCGCCGCCCTTCGACCACAGCAAACTCCTGGTGGTGGACGAACAATGGGTCTGTTTCGGCTCCGCCAACTGGGACGCACGCAGTCTGCGACTCAATTTCGAGTTCAACGTGGAATGTTACGACCCGGGCCTGGGGACCCGGCTCGCCCGGTTGTTCGACACCGCCCGTGCCGGGGCCCGACCTTTGACCAAGGCCGAGGTGGACGGCCGTCCCCTGCCCGTCAAACTGCGCGACGGCCTGGCAAGGCTCTTCGCACCCTACCTGTGACCAACGAGGAATCCCGCCATGTTCCCGCTTCGTGATGACATCCCCAGCCGACGATACCCGATCGTCACCCGGCTCCTGATCGCGCTGAATGTGCTCGCGTTCGTCTGGGAGTTGAAACTCGGACCGCGCCTTGCCGATGTACTGCTGGTTTACGGAATCGTGCCCGTCCGGTATACCATTCCCGAAATTGCCCGGCTGTTTCACTGGCAGGAACAAATGTTGCCCTTCTTGACCTCCATGTTCCTGCACGGCGGCTGGACGCACCTGATCGGGAACATGTGGACCCTGTGGGTCTTCGGAGACAATGTCGAAGACCGACTGGGCCACCTGCGGTTTTTCTGGTTCTACCTGGCCGGGGGCGTGGCCGCGGCCCTTCTGCACATATATACCAATGCCAGCTCGCCCGTGCCCACCATTGGTGCCAGCGGCGCCATCGCAGCCGTCATGGGCGCCTATTTCCGGCTGTTCCCGCACGCCCGCGTGGAAATGATGATTCCGCCCTTCTTTCTGGGTCCCTACTTTGTCGTGCCGGCGGTGGTGTTCCTGGGCTGGTGGTTCATCCTGCAGTTCTTCAACGGCACGCTCAGTTTGCTGGCCCGGCCCGAAGCGGCGGGGGGCATCGCATGGTGGGCGCACATCGGCGGTTTTGTCTTCGGCGCGCTTCTGTGTAGTATTGTGAAGGTCAAGCACTTTTATCGGAGGCGGTATGTGGACGAGGAAATGCCCTGGTAAACCGGCCGCTGCGAGCTCCGCCGCGCCGATGCCGGCGGCCCGGGCAGTGGCCTCCCGCACCCGCACCTCCCCGGAGGACGCACCATGAACACCGACACATTCATCTCCGCCACCATGGCCGTCGAACTTTACCAACCCGAGGCCGAGACGCTTTATTCCATCGAACGGGCCGAACAGTTGACCCATATCCCGCGCCGCCGCATCGCCCTCTACTATCGGTACGGCCTGGTCTCCCCGGTCCATGATCCCGAGATGGGGGGATGGTTTTTCAACGATGAAGGGCTGCTGACCCTGCGGCGGGTGGATCATCTCCATCGCGTCTGTGGCATGAACCCCTCCGCCATTCGCCTGCTCCTGGGCTTGATGCAAGAGGTGGAGGAGCTGCGGCGCGAACTGCGATTCTGGCGCGGCTACTGACCCTTGGGGGTGTTCGAACCTTTCGCCCCCCGCCCCGCGGCCGGTGCCGGCAGCGCCGCGCCACAAGGCGCTAAGTCGAAAGGGCGGGCAGAGTCCATCTGCCCACCCCAAAACGCCGCACATCCATCGCAGTTGCCCCCTCGCCTGCATCCACCGGTCATGGTTTTGGGATTTGCCCCAAGTGCCGAGCCTGGAGGGTCGGCCGGGAAGCTGCCGACCGGGCCGGCGGAGCTCTCGAAGCCGGGCTACAAGCTTCCCCCCATCGCGGGCAGCCCTGAGCGCAAGTTCTTTAGGACCCGACAGGATCCCTTGATGCAGCAGCGTGGAAGTTGTCTTCGGGCCACAGGTAATCCGGTCATCCACGGCTGCCCCGGGACACAGCCAGTACGGTAACCCGGGCCTTTCCCGGCCGAGGTTCGCCGCGCAGTCGCCGGGCCTGAAGACCCCGCCGCTTTTCCCTCCCGCGCCGGGCACGCCACGGCTTCCCGGCGAGTGCCCGGGCAAAGGCTGAAACGTGCAACCGACCGGGCCCGCACAGGGTCCGCACCAGGACCAGAGGCTCCGGCCCTTCCTCGACTTCAACACAGACTACTTTTTCGCCCGGCGGGATCGTCGACGCCTTGATTGCCCGTTTGCCAAGGTGTCCCTCCATTTGAGATTGACCCGGCGGTTTGTTTTGTGCCGAGATGATGGGACAGTAGGAGAATCCGGTTACCAAACGCAGCACCATGCCGAGACGCGCCACTCAGAACGGAAACGGTGCCCGCCGCACAGCGGGCAGCAAATACGACGCGCACCATTCCGTCCTGTCCCAAGCCTACGGGGCGCTGGCCGATCTCCGCCGTGAACTCTCGGACACACCGGCGCTCATCGCCGAACGCCGTGAACTGCTCAACCAGTTCGCCCACTGCCCCGACGTCCAGCGGGCCTGGCTGCTGCTGGAGGATTATTTCGAGCGACTCAGCCTGAGCCGCCGGGACTTTCCCGGCGAAGATTGGTGGCCCCGGATGATTCAGGTCAGTGGGCCGGCCCGGTTGGAATTGCTCGCCTTCCTGTTTCTCCGGGCCAGGCGATCCCTGCCGCCGGAATTGCAGCCCTACGCCGACACTGAACGCTTTGCGCGGGCCGAACAAGACGCCCAGGAACGAGCGCTGGTGGAGGAACTGGAAAAATGGTTGGTCCCGCACAAGCCCGCCCTGCTGGAACAACCACGAGCCTCGCTCAAGGTCGTCGCCGTTCCCTGCCCGCATCCCGAGTCGCCCGGACAACACCAACTGCGGATCGATTTCCTGCTGACCCGCCCGCGCACCGGCGAGCGTTTGCGGTCTCTGCCCGAAATGCTCGACCTGCACACCCGGGCGGCCCACGAAGAGGAGCTCTTTTCCCGGGCGGATTGGGAGTTCATCACCTGGCTCGCCCAAGCTTACAAACCCCGACGACTCGAAACCGATGTGCTGGTGCTTTCCGGCTTCGACCTGCTCCACTGGCTGGCCCGATGGGGTCACACCGGCCGACTCCTCGCCCCTGACGGTCAACCGCTCCGGTTCGAAGGACGGGTGGCCGAACTTGAGCCCCACATCGAAATCCTCGAAGGCGAACCCCATCTGACCTACCGCCTGCGCGATCCCGACGGCCAACACCATCCTCTGGAAACCCTCAGC comes from the Limisphaera ngatamarikiensis genome and includes:
- a CDS encoding chaperone modulator CbpM — translated: MNTDTFISATMAVELYQPEAETLYSIERAEQLTHIPRRRIALYYRYGLVSPVHDPEMGGWFFNDEGLLTLRRVDHLHRVCGMNPSAIRLLLGLMQEVEELRRELRFWRGY
- a CDS encoding rhomboid family intramembrane serine protease; protein product: MFPLRDDIPSRRYPIVTRLLIALNVLAFVWELKLGPRLADVLLVYGIVPVRYTIPEIARLFHWQEQMLPFLTSMFLHGGWTHLIGNMWTLWVFGDNVEDRLGHLRFFWFYLAGGVAAALLHIYTNASSPVPTIGASGAIAAVMGAYFRLFPHARVEMMIPPFFLGPYFVVPAVVFLGWWFILQFFNGTLSLLARPEAAGGIAWWAHIGGFVFGALLCSIVKVKHFYRRRYVDEEMPW
- a CDS encoding phospholipase D-like domain-containing protein, coding for MTLTWSEPIPWTVLSALGSALVLGAAVWASGHAVIFKRDARSAALWVIVIWLMPAAGPVLYYLLGINRVRRRAAALREDRLGGATAVAAPPPCPASIEAGLTPPLQGLALLVGRITGLPLTPCNAVDPLVNGEQAFPAMLQAIHEARRSIAMASYIFDGTGIGAEFVRALSEAVRRGVQVRVLIDDVYVRFRLGSAYKPLLRAGVPVAVFNPPLVPARLHAAHLRNHRKLLIVDGRIGFTGGMNVHRPYWCPEDPDRAQRDLHFRLEGPVVRHLWSVFQEDWQFTTGELLTGDAWEPEARPVGTVPARGIEAGPDEHLDRLRWVFLGALHAATRSIRLWTPYFVPEPALVAALNAAALRDVQVDILLPARLDHPTVQWACMAQIWQVLEHGCRVWLRPPPFDHSKLLVVDEQWVCFGSANWDARSLRLNFEFNVECYDPGLGTRLARLFDTARAGARPLTKAEVDGRPLPVKLRDGLARLFAPYL
- a CDS encoding DnaJ C-terminal domain-containing protein codes for the protein MPVEFKDYYAILGVPETASEEEIKKAFRKLARQFHPDVAADKKVAEEKFKEINEAYEVLSDPEKRRRYDALRAYGGRAGEPFTAPPGWESRRWTSPDGTSHFEFHFGGTGFSDFFEHFFGGGRFHGFEPWTEEGLESGEGFSGRTFSRRGADVEGDILVTLDEVFHGSVRTVTLQRVNPRTGQSETHTFKVRIPPGVQEGQLIRVPGKGGEGQAGGPPGDLYLRVRLAAHPDFRVRGSDLYYDLALAPWEAVLGCTVTIPLPDGPVTIRVPPGTGSGRQLRVRGRGLPRGSSGERGDLYAVVTVQVPDPSDLSPEERQLWERLGQVSRFQPRNPA